The following proteins come from a genomic window of Streptococcus oralis:
- a CDS encoding UvrD-helicase domain-containing protein, producing the protein MMRSEEWHPKGDIELEKAALGAVKDVTNSLVIAGPGSGKTELLAQKLDYLFSTNKCISPKKILALSFKTDAASNLKERVKKRYGEEYASRFTSLTYSAFEKRILDQFRDALPEDIRPARDYLIDDWDVIKETLYENDINVHGMRMSDIRRYVENIILNNGDNHKFKTDLLKGTQDNKPVLLYRQITKLSTQIIDTNEYIRKALQMTYDFVFLDEFQDTTYAQYDLLKTCFLGSSCKLTAVGDDKQAIMRWAGAKPDIFPDYIRDFNSNEYQLLMNHRSVPKLVEFQKEVHQILNSNHSSIQTNNYPEFQEGEITLFEFENESLEAKLIANDIESKIQGGIRPSEICILAKQKVGIYSFELISILNSKGIKARIENEYQDILKDPTCNLLLDLISCSQGKRDPLIWENISNFYGNINGIDELTDELILAKSYKEIDNIVSDITYLISNFIPNEESMLKLIDCIIEKIDEKRIISNFSTYNGKSDLDIIVKNFSKILYIEYSQTQGEWLDTVSSFKGENSIPIMTIHKSKGLEYEVVYFLGLEDSAFWSFNDQPEEDKSAFFVALSRAKSHLIFTYCKLRNNSPQNNRNINEIYSLLTQSNLVNVIN; encoded by the coding sequence ATGATGAGGAGTGAAGAGTGGCATCCTAAAGGAGATATTGAATTAGAGAAGGCTGCTTTAGGAGCTGTCAAGGATGTGACCAACAGTCTAGTCATTGCTGGACCAGGTTCGGGGAAAACTGAATTACTAGCTCAAAAGTTAGACTATCTATTCTCTACAAATAAATGCATTTCTCCGAAAAAAATTTTAGCATTAAGTTTTAAGACAGACGCCGCATCAAACTTGAAAGAAAGAGTGAAAAAACGGTATGGTGAGGAGTATGCTTCTCGATTTACCTCTTTAACCTATTCAGCATTTGAAAAGAGAATTTTAGATCAGTTTAGAGATGCCCTCCCTGAAGATATAAGACCAGCAAGAGACTACCTGATTGATGATTGGGATGTTATAAAAGAAACACTTTATGAAAATGACATTAATGTTCATGGGATGAGAATGTCAGATATAAGAAGATATGTCGAAAACATCATACTTAACAATGGGGATAATCACAAGTTTAAAACTGACTTACTAAAAGGAACACAAGATAATAAGCCGGTCCTCTTGTATAGGCAAATAACAAAGTTGAGTACTCAAATAATAGATACTAACGAATACATCCGTAAAGCACTTCAAATGACATACGATTTTGTATTTCTAGATGAATTTCAGGATACTACATATGCCCAGTATGATTTATTAAAAACTTGTTTTTTAGGTTCGTCTTGTAAATTAACAGCAGTTGGAGATGATAAGCAAGCCATTATGAGATGGGCAGGTGCAAAGCCTGATATTTTTCCAGACTATATTCGAGACTTTAATTCAAATGAATATCAATTGTTGATGAATCATCGCTCTGTACCTAAGCTTGTAGAATTTCAAAAAGAGGTTCATCAGATATTAAATAGTAATCACAGTTCTATTCAGACAAATAATTATCCAGAATTTCAAGAGGGTGAAATAACATTATTTGAATTTGAAAATGAAAGTTTAGAAGCTAAGTTAATTGCAAATGATATAGAATCAAAAATTCAAGGAGGTATACGACCATCAGAAATTTGTATCCTAGCAAAACAAAAGGTTGGTATTTATAGTTTCGAATTGATATCTATATTAAATAGCAAAGGGATTAAAGCAAGAATTGAAAATGAATATCAGGATATTTTAAAAGATCCTACGTGTAACCTATTATTAGATTTAATATCATGCAGTCAAGGAAAACGAGATCCTTTAATTTGGGAAAATATTAGTAATTTTTATGGAAATATCAATGGAATAGATGAGTTAACTGATGAATTAATTTTAGCAAAATCCTATAAGGAGATTGACAATATAGTTAGTGATATTACTTACCTAATTTCAAATTTTATTCCCAATGAAGAAAGTATGCTAAAATTAATTGATTGTATTATTGAAAAAATAGATGAAAAAAGAATTATTTCCAATTTTTCAACATACAATGGAAAAAGTGACCTAGATATCATTGTCAAGAACTTTTCAAAGATATTATACATAGAATATTCTCAAACACAAGGTGAATGGCTAGATACAGTCTCTAGTTTCAAGGGTGAAAACTCAATTCCAATTATGACTATCCATAAGAGTAAAGGATTAGAATATGAGGTAGTCTATTTTCTAGGCTTGGAGGATTCTGCATTCTGGAGTTTTAATGATCAGCCGGAAGAAGATAAAAGTGCATTCTTTGTCGCACTTTCAAGAGCAAAAAGTCACTTAATATTCACATATTGTAAATTGAGAAATAATAGTCCGCAAAATAATAGAAATATTAATGAGATATATTCATTGCTGACTCAATCCAATTTAGTTAATGTTATTAATTAA
- a CDS encoding ATP-binding protein, whose translation MLSLDQIHLLLNTPEDEFHDFKQKWHHSKTELVRDILNFVNTSHHEDCYIIFGIDNITLDIIGVKNDDNRRNEEDLTDLLHKLFTSTNNQIRISIQTETIDNKEIDILIIHDTDKVPVFLTKDYKPKKDTALQKGLIYARNGSINTPKDSSAPFELINKLFQKFNHTDLNIKEQYFHVLKDYKNWFFVENEDGRFFIYNPNPDFYIKLTDDDANRFKTMPYSLNQYQTNVDWQLVQLRYRHLTIIDFMALYLDQGNCLVPSPDLEDFECGYSDTIYYHCLYKNTLKYQLLKVFSSISGLEKYPLDRFKNNIVIYDDKIELEKTHNLIKSNFSTEEIMKQLEVTEKDFDFYYKKARHKNPDYSIQENQVNLTELNLVRLLKSFQKTYLDNPL comes from the coding sequence ATGCTGAGTCTAGATCAAATACATTTACTATTGAATACTCCCGAAGATGAGTTTCATGATTTTAAACAAAAATGGCATCATTCAAAAACTGAATTGGTGCGTGATATCTTAAATTTTGTCAATACATCACATCACGAAGATTGTTATATCATCTTTGGAATTGATAATATCACTTTAGATATAATCGGTGTAAAAAATGATGATAATAGAAGAAATGAAGAAGATCTAACAGATTTACTACATAAACTCTTTACATCAACAAATAATCAAATTAGAATTAGCATACAAACTGAAACTATAGACAACAAAGAAATTGACATCTTAATTATTCATGATACAGATAAAGTTCCTGTATTTTTAACAAAAGATTATAAGCCTAAGAAAGATACTGCATTACAAAAAGGATTAATATATGCTAGAAATGGCTCTATAAATACTCCTAAAGACTCCTCTGCTCCATTTGAGTTAATAAATAAGTTGTTTCAAAAGTTTAATCATACCGACTTAAATATCAAAGAGCAATATTTTCATGTTTTAAAAGACTATAAAAATTGGTTCTTCGTTGAAAATGAAGACGGAAGATTTTTTATTTATAATCCTAATCCCGATTTTTATATTAAACTTACCGACGATGATGCAAATCGTTTCAAAACTATGCCTTATAGTTTAAATCAATACCAAACCAATGTTGATTGGCAATTAGTACAACTTCGTTATCGACACCTTACAATTATCGACTTTATGGCTTTGTATTTAGATCAGGGAAATTGTCTAGTGCCCTCCCCTGATTTAGAAGATTTTGAATGTGGTTATTCTGACACTATTTATTACCACTGTTTATACAAAAATACTTTAAAATACCAATTGCTGAAAGTTTTCTCTTCAATATCTGGTCTCGAAAAATATCCTTTAGATAGATTTAAAAATAATATAGTAATTTATGATGATAAAATAGAATTAGAAAAGACTCACAACTTAATAAAAAGTAATTTTTCAACAGAAGAGATAATGAAGCAACTTGAAGTTACAGAAAAAGATTTCGATTTTTACTATAAAAAAGCTAGACATAAAAATCCTGATTATAGTATCCAAGAAAATCAAGTAAATCTAACTGAATTAAACTTAGTTAGGTTATTGAAAAGTTTTCAAAAAACATATCTTGATAACCCACTATAA
- a CDS encoding SAG1252 family conjugative relaxosome accessory protein translates to MKRDVRDIRKQFRLTDEEEKQILALMREQGDTNFSDFLRKSLLSSDLQKQIEIWFTLWQSQKLEQISRDVHEILISIQSERQVTQEHVSILLTCVQELIKEVGNSIPLSQDFQDKYMR, encoded by the coding sequence ATGAAACGAGACGTGCGTGATATTCGAAAACAATTTCGCCTAACAGATGAAGAGGAAAAGCAAATTTTAGCTTTGATGAGAGAGCAGGGAGATACTAATTTTTCAGATTTTCTCCGTAAAAGTTTACTCTCCTCTGATTTACAAAAACAGATAGAGATATGGTTCACCCTTTGGCAATCTCAAAAACTAGAACAAATCAGCCGTGATGTTCATGAGATTTTAATTTCGATCCAGTCAGAACGTCAAGTCACCCAGGAACATGTATCTATTCTCTTAACCTGCGTACAGGAATTGATTAAAGAAGTTGGCAACTCCATTCCTCTCAGTCAAGACTTCCAAGACAAATATATGAGGTAG
- a CDS encoding MobC family plasmid mobilization relaxosome protein, with protein sequence MEHRYRINLKKVFLSDIELNQLNRNIDQSSCQSFSEYARRTLLDPGMNFITIDTNGYQDLVFELKRIGNNINQIARSVNQSQLISSEELQELKKGIAELIKEVEKEFTIQAQKLREFHGHH encoded by the coding sequence ATGGAACATCGTTACCGAATCAATCTCAAGAAAGTGTTTTTGTCTGATATTGAGTTGAACCAACTAAATAGAAATATCGACCAAAGTAGCTGCCAATCTTTTTCTGAATATGCGAGACGCACCCTACTTGACCCTGGAATGAATTTCATCACCATTGATACAAATGGCTACCAAGACTTAGTGTTTGAGTTGAAGAGGATTGGCAATAACATCAATCAGATTGCTCGAAGTGTGAACCAATCTCAGTTGATTTCTAGCGAAGAATTGCAAGAGTTGAAAAAGGGAATCGCTGAATTGATAAAAGAAGTTGAGAAAGAATTTACAATACAAGCTCAAAAGCTGAGGGAGTTCCATGGTCATCACTAA
- a CDS encoding SAG1250 family conjugative relaxase — MVITKHFAIHGKSYRRKLIKYILNPDKTKNLTLVSDYDMRNFLDFPSYEEMVQMYHENFINNDTLYNFRHDRLEEKQRQIHAHHIIQSFSPEDNLTPEQINQIGYETMKELTSGKFRFIVATHVDKDHLHNHIIINSVDSNSDKKLKWDYKVERNLRMISDRFSKIAGAKIIENRYSHQQYEVYRKTNHKYELKQRLYFLMEHSRDFEDFKKNAPLLHVEMDFSHKHATFFMTDSSMKQVVRGNKLNRKQPYTEEFFKNYFAKREMEELMEFLLSKAENIDDLIETAKLFDLTIIPKQKHVYFQLAGVEVKETELDQKNLYGVEFFQDYFESRKDWQNPEIEDLVQFYQEEKFSKEKELPRDEKFWEFYQEFKSNRDAVHEFEVELSLNQIEKVVDDGIYIKVKFGIRQEGLIFVPNMQLDIEEEKVKVFIRETSSYYVYHKDDPEKNRYMKGRTLIRQFSSENQTIPFRRKTTVDMIKEKIEEVYTLLELDMDKHSYITIKDDLIHELAASELRINALQERVTTLNQVAEYLLASVENKQKMKLNLSKLNITDKIGIDVVEKELNELGIQIELESNRYENIVFKVNKFINRLSKKISKEEGICFQK, encoded by the coding sequence ATGGTCATCACTAAGCATTTTGCCATTCATGGAAAGAGTTATCGCAGAAAGCTCATCAAGTATATTCTCAATCCTGATAAAACAAAAAATCTTACCTTAGTGTCGGATTATGATATGAGGAATTTTCTGGACTTTCCTAGCTATGAGGAAATGGTGCAGATGTATCATGAAAATTTTATCAACAATGACACGCTTTACAATTTTCGACACGATAGGCTGGAGGAGAAACAACGACAAATCCATGCTCACCATATTATTCAGTCCTTTTCGCCAGAGGACAATCTCACTCCTGAACAAATCAATCAGATTGGTTATGAGACCATGAAAGAATTGACTAGTGGAAAGTTTCGCTTTATCGTTGCGACCCACGTTGATAAAGACCATCTGCATAATCACATCATTATAAACTCGGTTGACAGCAATTCTGACAAAAAACTTAAGTGGGATTATAAAGTGGAGCGAAATCTTCGAATGATTTCAGATAGATTTTCTAAAATTGCAGGGGCGAAAATTATAGAGAATCGCTATTCTCACCAGCAGTATGAAGTTTATCGCAAGACCAATCACAAGTATGAACTCAAGCAGCGACTCTATTTTTTGATGGAACATTCTAGAGACTTTGAGGATTTCAAAAAGAATGCTCCACTACTACATGTAGAAATGGATTTTAGCCACAAGCATGCGACCTTTTTTATGACGGACTCATCCATGAAACAGGTGGTGCGTGGCAATAAACTCAATCGCAAGCAACCTTATACAGAAGAATTTTTTAAGAATTACTTTGCCAAAAGGGAAATGGAAGAACTCATGGAATTTCTCTTATCAAAGGCTGAGAATATAGATGACTTGATTGAAACTGCGAAACTTTTTGATCTAACTATCATTCCCAAACAAAAGCATGTGTATTTCCAGTTGGCAGGAGTGGAGGTGAAAGAGACAGAACTAGACCAGAAAAATCTTTATGGTGTAGAATTTTTCCAAGATTATTTTGAGAGTAGAAAAGATTGGCAAAATCCAGAAATTGAGGATTTGGTTCAATTTTATCAAGAAGAAAAATTTTCCAAAGAAAAAGAACTCCCAAGAGATGAGAAGTTCTGGGAATTCTATCAAGAGTTCAAGAGCAACAGAGATGCCGTTCATGAGTTTGAGGTAGAGTTGTCACTCAATCAAATTGAAAAAGTAGTAGATGATGGTATTTACATCAAGGTCAAGTTTGGTATTCGTCAGGAGGGGCTTATCTTTGTGCCGAATATGCAGCTCGATATTGAAGAGGAGAAGGTGAAAGTTTTTATTAGAGAAACTAGCTCCTACTATGTCTATCATAAAGACGATCCTGAGAAGAATCGCTACATGAAAGGTCGAACCTTGATTAGACAGTTCAGCTCTGAAAATCAAACGATTCCATTCCGCAGAAAAACGACAGTCGATATGATTAAAGAGAAGATTGAGGAAGTGTATACTTTACTTGAGCTGGATATGGATAAGCACTCTTATATTACAATTAAAGATGATTTAATTCATGAATTGGCAGCTTCAGAATTGAGAATCAATGCTTTGCAAGAACGAGTGACAACCTTAAATCAAGTAGCAGAATATTTACTGGCTTCAGTTGAAAATAAGCAAAAAATGAAATTGAATCTTTCAAAATTGAATATAACTGATAAAATTGGCATTGATGTTGTTGAGAAGGAATTGAATGAGTTAGGTATCCAGATAGAATTAGAGAGCAATAGATATGAGAATATCGTATTTAAAGTGAATAAGTTTATCAATCGTTTGAGTAAGAAAATTTCAAAAGAAGAAGGGATATGTTTTCAAAAATAG
- a CDS encoding helix-turn-helix domain-containing protein produces the protein MNTLAEKFRLKRKELGLSQQTLAEGICEQSQISKIERGHFIPSADLLFKLSQRLEVPLDYFFNEQIEIKSNLSNFKQLSARLLDDRNYEDLEYIYRIEIERSTFLTLEDRTYLEWIKAIIDFYQYDSKCEAISSLENILLKVSSNTLIYLKALNTLSNFYSLVGREQEYEANYSHLMELYQTKNFEHQEFLFGYIRVRYNYSHYLVSKEKYNEAIQEALETIELCKQRQTSYQLAPLLILVGNAGAKFLDKEQVKNYYIEARELCKIYNNPLMLMKIENYLKELDTV, from the coding sequence ATGAATACACTCGCAGAGAAATTCAGATTAAAAAGAAAAGAGCTAGGACTCTCCCAACAAACTCTTGCAGAAGGAATTTGTGAACAAAGCCAGATTAGTAAAATTGAGAGAGGGCATTTCATTCCCTCCGCAGACCTTTTGTTCAAACTCTCACAACGACTTGAAGTACCATTAGATTATTTTTTTAATGAACAAATTGAAATTAAATCTAACCTCTCTAATTTCAAGCAATTATCTGCTCGACTATTAGATGACAGAAATTATGAAGATTTGGAATATATTTATAGAATAGAGATTGAACGAAGTACTTTTCTAACACTAGAAGACCGAACTTACCTTGAATGGATTAAAGCTATTATTGACTTCTATCAATATGACAGTAAGTGTGAGGCTATTTCTTCATTGGAAAATATATTATTAAAAGTCTCCTCAAATACTCTGATTTATTTAAAGGCATTGAATACTCTATCTAATTTCTATTCCTTAGTGGGTCGTGAACAAGAATATGAGGCAAACTACTCTCATTTAATGGAGTTATATCAGACAAAAAATTTTGAGCATCAAGAGTTTTTATTTGGCTACATCAGAGTTCGTTACAACTACTCTCACTACCTAGTGTCAAAGGAAAAATATAACGAAGCTATCCAAGAAGCTCTTGAGACGATTGAACTCTGTAAACAAAGACAGACAAGCTACCAACTGGCTCCCCTACTTATTCTTGTAGGAAATGCTGGAGCCAAATTTCTAGACAAAGAACAAGTCAAAAATTATTATATAGAAGCAAGAGAGTTATGTAAGATTTATAACAATCCTTTAATGTTGATGAAGATAGAAAATTATTTGAAGGAATTAGATACTGTATAG
- a CDS encoding PhrA family quorum-sensing system peptide → MRKKRGIKKLVTFALLGVFMFSNTIPYQQFIQKNKQLEIRVQSQKESNGLDVGKAD, encoded by the coding sequence ATGAGAAAAAAACGTGGAATTAAAAAATTAGTTACATTTGCATTACTAGGTGTTTTTATGTTTAGTAATACAATTCCTTACCAACAGTTTATTCAGAAGAATAAACAATTGGAGATTCGAGTGCAATCACAAAAGGAGTCCAATGGTCTTGATGTTGGGAAGGCTGATTAG
- a CDS encoding YdcP family protein produces the protein MELKFVIPNMEKTFGNLEFAGEDKVVQRRINGRLTVLSRSYNLYSDVQRADDIVVVLPAEAGEKHFGFEERVKLVNPRITAEGYKIGTRGFTNYLLHADDMIKE, from the coding sequence ATGGAACTTAAATTTGTGATTCCCAACATGGAAAAAACATTCGGCAATTTAGAATTTGCTGGCGAGGATAAAGTCGTTCAGCGAAGAATCAACGGACGGCTAACTGTCTTATCAAGAAGCTATAATCTCTATTCTGATGTTCAAAGAGCAGATGATATTGTGGTGGTGCTTCCTGCTGAAGCTGGCGAAAAACATTTCGGCTTTGAGGAACGTGTGAAGTTAGTCAATCCACGTATTACCGCAGAGGGCTACAAAATCGGCACTCGTGGTTTTACAAATTACCTTTTACATGCTGACGACATGATAAAAGAATAA
- a CDS encoding YdcP family protein, giving the protein MMRLANGIVLDKDTTFGELKFSALRREVRIQNEDGSVSDEIKERTYDLKSKGQGRMIQVSIPASVPLKEFDYNARVELINPIADTVATATYQGADVDWYIKADDIVLTKDSSSFKAQPQAKKEPTQDK; this is encoded by the coding sequence ATGATGAGATTAGCAAATGGCATTGTATTAGATAAAGACACGACTTTTGGAGAATTGAAATTCTCTGCTCTACGTCGTGAAGTGAGAATCCAAAATGAAGACGGGTCGGTTTCAGATGAAATCAAGGAACGTACCTATGACTTAAAATCCAAAGGACAAGGACGCATGATTCAAGTAAGTATTCCTGCCAGCGTGCCTTTGAAAGAGTTTGATTATAACGCACGGGTGGAACTTATCAATCCCATTGCGGACACCGTTGCTACTGCCACCTATCAAGGAGCAGATGTTGACTGGTATATCAAGGCAGACGATATTGTGCTGACAAAGGATTCTAGTTCATTCAAAGCTCAACCACAAGCAAAGAAAGAACCGACACAAGACAAATAG
- a CDS encoding FtsK/SpoIIIE domain-containing protein, with the protein MKQRGKRIRPSGKDLVFHFTIASLLPVFLLVVGLFHVKTIQQINWQDFNLSQADKIDIPYLIISFSVAILICLLVAFVFKRVRYDTVKQLYHRQKLAKMILENKWYESEQVKTEGFFKDSAGRTKEKITYFPKMYYRLKNGLIQIRVEITLGKYQDQLLHLEKKLESGLYCELTDKELKDSYVEYTLLYDTIASRISIDEVEAKDGKLRLMKNVWWEYDKLPHMLIAGGTGGGKTYFILTLIEALLHTDSKLYILDPKNADLADLGSVMANVYYRKEDLLSCIETFYEEMMKRSEEMKQMKNYKTGKNYAYLGLPAHFLIFDEYVAFMEMLGTKENTAVMNKLKQIVMLGRQAGFFLILACQRPDAKYLGDGIRDQFNFRVALGRMSEMGYGMMFGSDVQKDFFLKRIKGRGYVDVGTSVISEFYTPLVPKGYDFLEEIKKLSNSRQSTQATCEAEVAGVD; encoded by the coding sequence ATGAAACAGCGTGGTAAAAGGATTCGCCCATCTGGTAAAGATTTAGTCTTTCATTTTACGATAGCGTCACTCCTGCCTGTTTTCCTGCTGGTTGTCGGACTGTTTCATGTGAAGACAATCCAGCAGATCAACTGGCAGGATTTTAACCTATCACAAGCAGATAAGATTGACATTCCCTATTTAATTATCAGTTTCAGTGTCGCAATTCTTATCTGCTTGCTGGTAGCGTTTGTATTCAAACGGGTTCGCTATGATACGGTTAAACAACTTTACCACCGTCAAAAACTGGCAAAGATGATACTTGAAAACAAGTGGTATGAATCTGAACAGGTCAAAACAGAGGGTTTCTTTAAAGATAGTGCTGGTCGTACAAAGGAAAAGATAACCTACTTCCCTAAAATGTATTATCGACTTAAAAATGGCTTGATACAGATACGGGTGGAAATCACGCTGGGAAAATATCAAGACCAACTCTTACACTTGGAAAAGAAATTAGAGAGTGGCTTGTACTGTGAGCTGACGGATAAAGAGTTAAAGGATTCCTATGTGGAATATACTTTGCTCTATGACACCATAGCCAGTCGTATTTCTATTGATGAAGTAGAAGCTAAAGATGGTAAACTTCGCTTAATGAAAAACGTATGGTGGGAATATGATAAGCTCCCTCATATGTTGATTGCTGGTGGTACAGGTGGCGGTAAAACTTACTTTATACTGACACTGATTGAAGCCTTGCTTCATACAGATTCAAAACTGTATATTCTTGACCCGAAAAATGCTGACCTTGCGGACTTAGGTTCTGTGATGGCAAATGTCTACTATAGAAAAGAAGACTTGCTTTCTTGCATTGAAACATTCTATGAAGAAATGATGAAACGTAGTGAGGAAATGAAGCAGATGAAGAACTATAAGACTGGCAAAAATTATGCTTACTTAGGTCTCCCGGCACACTTCTTAATCTTTGATGAATACGTCGCTTTCATGGAAATGCTGGGAACAAAAGAAAACACCGCAGTTATGAATAAGCTGAAACAGATTGTCATGTTAGGTCGTCAAGCTGGCTTCTTTCTAATACTGGCTTGTCAACGTCCAGACGCAAAATATTTAGGCGACGGAATCCGTGATCAGTTTAATTTCAGAGTGGCTTTAGGTCGTATGTCTGAAATGGGCTATGGCATGATGTTTGGCAGTGACGTACAAAAGGATTTCTTCTTAAAGCGAATCAAAGGTCGTGGCTATGTTGATGTAGGAACAAGTGTCATATCAGAGTTTTATACTCCCCTTGTACCAAAAGGATATGATTTCTTGGAGGAAATTAAAAAGTTATCCAACAGCAGACAGTCCACGCAGGCGACGTGCGAAGCGGAAGTCGCAGGTGTGGACTGA
- the mobT gene encoding MobT family relaxase translates to MEGFLLNEQTWLQHLKEKRLAYGLSQNRLAVATGITRQYLSDIETGKVKPSEDLQQSLWEALERFNPDAPLEMLFDYVRIRFPTTDVQQVVENILQLKLSYFLHEDYGFYSYSEHYALGDIFVLCSHELDKGVLVELKGRGCRQFESYLLAQQRSWYEFFMDVLVAGGVMKRLDLAINDKTGILNIPVLTEKCQQEECISVFRSFKSYRSGELVRKEEKECMGNTLYIGSLQSEVYFCIYEKDYEQYKKNDIPIEDAEVKNRFEIRLKNERAYYAVRDLLVYDNPEHTAFKIINRYIRFVDKDDSKPRSDWKLNEEWAWFIGNNRERLKLTTKPEPYSFQRTLNWLSHQVAPTLKVAIKLDEINQTQVVKDILDHAKLTDRHKQILKQQSVKEQDVITTKK, encoded by the coding sequence TTGGAGGGATTTTTACTGAATGAACAAACTTGGTTACAGCATTTAAAAGAAAAACGCTTGGCTTATGGACTATCTCAAAACCGTTTAGCTGTTGCGACTGGTATTACAAGGCAGTATCTAAGCGATATTGAAACAGGAAAAGTCAAGCCATCAGAGGATTTACAGCAGTCCCTTTGGGAAGCTCTGGAACGCTTCAATCCCGACGCTCCCCTTGAAATGCTGTTTGATTATGTAAGGATTCGCTTTCCGACAACAGACGTACAGCAGGTGGTCGAAAACATCTTACAACTGAAACTGTCCTATTTTCTTCATGAGGACTATGGTTTCTATTCTTATTCAGAGCATTATGCTTTAGGCGACATATTCGTCCTTTGCTCCCATGAACTGGACAAAGGAGTTCTGGTGGAATTGAAAGGTCGTGGGTGCAGACAATTTGAAAGCTATCTTCTGGCACAACAAAGAAGCTGGTATGAGTTCTTTATGGACGTTTTGGTGGCTGGCGGTGTGATGAAACGCCTTGACCTTGCCATTAACGATAAGACAGGGATTTTGAATATCCCTGTACTCACTGAAAAGTGCCAACAGGAAGAATGTATCTCCGTCTTCCGCAGTTTTAAAAGCTATCGCAGTGGCGAACTGGTACGCAAAGAGGAAAAGGAATGTATGGGAAACACCCTCTATATCGGTTCATTACAAAGTGAAGTTTATTTCTGTATCTATGAAAAGGACTACGAGCAGTACAAGAAAAATGATATTCCCATTGAAGACGCAGAAGTAAAAAACCGTTTTGAGATTCGATTGAAAAATGAGCGTGCCTATTATGCAGTCCGTGATTTACTCGTCTATGACAATCCAGAGCATACCGCCTTTAAAATTATCAATCGGTATATCCGTTTTGTAGATAAAGACGATTCCAAACCTCGTTCTGATTGGAAACTGAATGAAGAATGGGCTTGGTTTATTGGGAACAATCGTGAACGATTAAAACTAACCACAAAACCAGAGCCTTACTCCTTCCAAAGGACGCTGAACTGGCTATCTCATCAAGTTGCCCCGACCTTAAAGGTTGCGATTAAACTTGATGAAATCAACCAGACGCAGGTTGTAAAAGACATTCTCGACCATGCGAAACTGACAGACCGACACAAGCAGATTTTGAAGCAACAGTCAGTAAAAGAACAGGACGTGATAACAACAAAAAAATAA
- a CDS encoding antirestriction protein ArdA gives MDDMQVYIANLGKYNEGELVGAWFTFPIDFEEVKEKIGLNDEYEEYAIHDYELPFTVDEYTSIGELNRLWEMVSELPEELQSELSALLTHFSSIEELSEHQEDIIIHSDCDDMYDVARYYIEETGALGEVPASLQNYIDYQAYGRDLDLSGTFISTNHGIFEIVY, from the coding sequence ATGGACGATATGCAAGTCTATATTGCGAATTTAGGCAAATACAATGAGGGCGAATTGGTCGGTGCGTGGTTTACCTTTCCCATTGACTTTGAGGAAGTCAAAGAGAAAATCGGCTTGAATGATGAATATGAGGAATACGCCATTCATGACTACGAGTTACCCTTTACGGTTGACGAATACACTTCCATTGGCGAACTCAATCGACTATGGGAAATGGTATCGGAATTACCCGAAGAATTACAATCGGAGCTATCTGCTCTGCTCACTCATTTTTCAAGCATTGAAGAACTAAGCGAACATCAAGAGGATATTATCATTCATTCCGATTGTGATGATATGTATGACGTGGCACGCTACTACATTGAAGAAACGGGTGCTTTAGGCGAAGTACCAGCTAGTCTTCAAAACTATATTGATTATCAAGCCTATGGTCGGGATTTAGACCTTTCAGGAACGTTTATCTCAACCAATCATGGGATTTTTGAAATCGTCTATTAA